A window of Streptomyces puniciscabiei genomic DNA:
CATGCCGTCACTCATGACGTGCTGGCCTGCTGGTTCCGTGTGGACCGCTCCACCATCACCCGTGCCATCGGCGAGGTTCGGCCACTGCTCGCCGAGCGAGGGTGCACCATCAGCCCGGGTGTGCAGCTGCGGACACTGGTCCAGGTCGTCGACCACCTCGGAACCAGCGGGACGACCGGCATCATCGACGGAACCGAGATCCGCGTCCGGCGCCCGGCCGCCGGACGCAAGGACCGGGACAAGTTCATCTCCGGCAAGAACAAGCAGAACGCTGTCAAGACCATGGTCGTCACGGACGGCGACGGCCGCGTCCTCTTCTGCAGCCCGGCTCAGTACGGCAGCTGCGCAGACATCACCCATGCACGCCAGTCAGGGCTGGTCAAGCTCCTGGCCGACGGGCCCGCGGTCGAAATCCTCGCCGATGCCGGCTACCAGGGACTGGGCGCCCAGACAGGCGGACGCGTGGTGACACCACCGCACCGCAAGTTCAAGAAGAACGCCCCCGACTGGTACGAGGAGATGCACGGAGCGGAAGACTGACGTCGTGCGCCGGCGGGTTGGGAAGGCGCGGTCAGGCTGCCGAGCCGAGTGGTCGGCCGCCCCGGCGGATGCCTCTCTCACTTCGGAGACGGGCGCGTTCCTTGCGTCCGGCCGCCAGGACTTCGACGAAGAGGGTTGTCGGCGGCGATCCCGTCGGCCCACGCGCTCACCACGGCTCCTTGCTCATCGGTAGCGGAGAACGGAGCCTGGGCCGGCCACGGAGATCCCGGGTCGGCTCCTGC
This region includes:
- a CDS encoding transposase, with translation MGAGAKHRLMFVDRLLATLVHLRHAVTHDVLACWFRVDRSTITRAIGEVRPLLAERGCTISPGVQLRTLVQVVDHLGTSGTTGIIDGTEIRVRRPAAGRKDRDKFISGKNKQNAVKTMVVTDGDGRVLFCSPAQYGSCADITHARQSGLVKLLADGPAVEILADAGYQGLGAQTGGRVVTPPHRKFKKNAPDWYEEMHGAED